One Bacteroidota bacterium genomic window, TGAAAGTCTGGAAGCAGAAAAACAGTCAAACTGCAGGAAGTTTTGAAACTTATGAAGCAAAGAATATTTCTACTGAAATGTCTTTCCTGGAAATGTTTGATGTTTTGAATGAAGAATTAATTAGCAACGGTAAAGAACCGATCGCATTTGATCATGATTGCCGCGAAGGTATTTGCGGTACTTGCTCAATGTATATTAATGGCAGGCCGCATGGCCCCTGGCATGCAACTACAACTTGTCAACTTCACATGAGAGCTTTCCAGGACGGGGAAACAATTGTTGTAGAACCATGGCGAGCCAATGCATTTCCGGTAATAAAAGATCTGATGGTTGATAGAACTGCATTTGACAGGATCATACAAGCCGGTGGTTTTATTTCTGTAAATACGGGTAATGCAGTTGATGCGAATGCTCTTCCTATTGATAAAGATAAAGCCGATGCATCTTTTGCTGCGGCTGCATGTATTGGTTGCGGTGCTTGCGTAGCTGCTTGTAAAAATTCTTCTGCTATGCTTTTTGTTTCTGCAAAAGTCACTCATCTTGCCTTATTGCCACAGGGTGATCCCGAAAGAAAATCCAGGGCATTCAATATGGTTGCACAGATGGATAAAGAAGGATTTGGTGGTTGCACGAATACAGAAGCTTGTGAAGCAGTTTGCCCGAAAGAAATCTCAATTGATAACATTGCAAGACTTAATAAGGAATATTTATTTGCTGGGTTAACTTCTGACAAATAATTCTACCGTACTAACATTACCGTTCCTTGCATCTTAACCGGGTTGCCAGCCCTGTCCTTAGCCGTCAAATACCAAACATAAACACCGGCACTTTGTTCTATGCCACCAAATTTTCCCTTCCAACCCAGATCTTTTTGTTTAGTAAAAAACACCTGTTGCCCCCAACGGTTGAAAACAAAGAAACTTTCTAATGTAAACCGGATACCCATGATGGGTTTGAAATCATCATTCAATCCATCATTGTTTGGAGTAAAACCATTTGGCACATAAATACTGTCAACAGGCCTCACTTTTATAAATACAGTGTCAGTATCAAAACAGCCAGAAGCATTCGTTGCTCTTACTACATACCTTATATCATCCTGTGGCGTTGAAACCGGGTTGGCAACAACAGGATCATTCAGCCATTGAGGTGGCGTCCATTGAAATTGTGTGCCGCCACCTGTTACATTCAGTTGAACAGTTTGGCCGATATCAATTACCTGATCAGCCGATGCTGTAATATCCAGTAACTGCAGATCGAGTTGCTGGGTTAATGAATCATCAAGACAAGAGGTAGTGGTTTTTAATTTAAGCTTTACATTATATATTCCTGAACCAGGGAATGTATGTATGGGATCTCTGTCTGTTGAAGTTACACCATCCCCAAAATCCCAGATGTACTGTACATCCCCCGCAGGTATCATTGATGATTCGTTTATAAACCTTACATAGCCCGAATCACACCGGCTTACAAAACTATAACCGGCATTTGCAACAATACCACCTGCAAATACCAATGTGCTTCTCTCAAATGTCCCGCAACCGGACAATGAAGTGACTTTTACTTTTACCGTATAATATTCATTATTGGCAGGAAAAGTATGAACTGGATTTTGCAATATTGAAGTTTGTCCATCACCAAAATCCCAATTGTAATTTAGTGTGCCGCTAAGACTGGTTGCTACCTGGAATTGTACACTCCCGGCACAACTATCAGCAATAGAATACTGAATAGCTGAATTAAAAGCAATATCATTAATGTAAGTTGGAAGGTTTAATCCGGCAAAGGTGCTGAGAGAAATTTTATTAGCTTCAAAATTGCACCCCATTCCTTTTACATTAGGTTCAGTGATCACACTCAGGCCTGTAGTCTGCCTGGCTACATAAATTTTATTATCAGGTGCTATTTGTATCCCATAAAGTGCACCAAGTGCTGGAATAGATACCCTGGAGGCTGCTATTAAAGCCTCTGTTGTAAGTTTAGGCTCTACCTGGTCAATGGTGGTTGTATATGCTTTGGTTAAGTAAAGAAGTCTTGAATCCGGTGAATATTCACATGCAAAATATTTTGAGCCTTGCACCGCTATCTTTTTTGAATTAGATAATACGCCTGTGCTGTTGTTAAAATCAAACAACTGAAAAAAGTTCTCACCAACATTGTCATCATCATCCGGAAAGTGAGTCTGGCATAATTGCTTTCCATCCGGGCTTACTTTTAGCGAACCGAATGGCATATATATATTCAAATTCATAACCTCACCTATAGTTGATATAACAGGTGTTGTTTGCAAACCACTGCAATTAACAAGATATGCCCTGAACACATTTGAATTAAGATCATTGGTGATAACCCAAACATCTATACCATTAGCATGTCTTGCAGCAGTCAATCTTTCAGTACTGGGGGCATAAAGTAAATTATTTTTTGATATTACTTCTCCAAGCCCGGCGTTTCGACGAATATTTACAATAGAATAGCGATAACCATTTACATAGTTTCTTTCAAATGCATCGCCTGTAAAAACATAATAAATGCTGTCATTTCCCGGTTGTGGTACTATGACCACACCCTGGAAGGAGGAACTATGTCCAAGTAAACCTGAACCATTCTGCATCACCTGGTGGTTCTTATTGTAGATCGTTTCGCCATTTGAGTAAAAAAGTATTTGCCCGTTATTATCGCAGATTGTAGCAGCACATTCATTGGCCGACATTGCACTATTAGTCAAAACTGAAGGAATAGAACCTCCTGGTTGTGGATTAAAACTTATGCCTGCCTGCTCGCCGAAATACCAGATATTAGTCAATTGGGCATGACTAATTGAGGCAATCATCAACAGGTACAGGAATATAGATATTGCTCTTAACCGAAACATTCTGTCTTTAGAATCTTTTTTATTGTGTTACCTGCGTCATTGCTACTATAAAACTTCCGTTGCGACGCTCCATTTATCATTCTGCTCTTTCCTCAACAAATGCGTTGAACAATTGCAAAAAACCTCTCAAAGTTGCCCCTTTTTCCTCAATTAACACAAAGGGATAACTTTAAAGCAATAAAAACCTGATTTTTACGATTTTTAATTAAATAACTATCCCTCTGAAGCTGCTTATCAGAATATCTTTATTGAAATTCTGGCTGTGTATTGTTTGCACAGCCTCAGCTCAATTTCCAACCGACTCAAAACCACAGTCAAATCTCCGCCAGAAATACTTCCAGGTAGCTACCGACAGTATAAAACTCGATTCGCTAAGTATCGTGCCTAATTCAGTAAGAGTTTACACCGCAGCTGATGATAATTTCAGGATCGATCATGTAAACGCCATTTTGTATTGGAAGGTCAAGCCCGTTGCCGATAGTATTTTGATCTCTTATCGTGTATTTCCTTCCAAACTTAACCGTGTTGGCTACCGGATGAGTTATGACAGTCTTGTTAACTATACAGTGCCATTTGTTACAAGAGACGAGCTTTTAGAGCAGCAACAGGGTGGCGCATTCAGCTTTGGAAATATCAGAGCAGAAGGAAGCTTTGGCCGTCAGCTTGCGTTTGGTAATGCACAGGATGCGGTGTTGAATTCAAGTTTTAATTTACAGTTGAGTGGCATGTTGGGCGATAGTATCAATTTGGCTGCAGCCATTACTGATAATAATATTCCGATACAACCAGATGGTACCACACAGGAGTTGAATGAATTTGACCAGGTGTATATCCGTTTCAGCAAAAAAGGCTGGCAATTAAACCTGGGTGATATT contains:
- a CDS encoding succinate dehydrogenase/fumarate reductase iron-sulfur subunit, with the translated sequence MEHKTINLKLKVWKQKNSQTAGSFETYEAKNISTEMSFLEMFDVLNEELISNGKEPIAFDHDCREGICGTCSMYINGRPHGPWHATTTCQLHMRAFQDGETIVVEPWRANAFPVIKDLMVDRTAFDRIIQAGGFISVNTGNAVDANALPIDKDKADASFAAAACIGCGACVAACKNSSAMLFVSAKVTHLALLPQGDPERKSRAFNMVAQMDKEGFGGCTNTEACEAVCPKEISIDNIARLNKEYLFAGLTSDK
- a CDS encoding PKD domain-containing protein, whose protein sequence is MFRLRAISIFLYLLMIASISHAQLTNIWYFGEQAGISFNPQPGGSIPSVLTNSAMSANECAATICDNNGQILFYSNGETIYNKNHQVMQNGSGLLGHSSSFQGVVIVPQPGNDSIYYVFTGDAFERNYVNGYRYSIVNIRRNAGLGEVISKNNLLYAPSTERLTAARHANGIDVWVITNDLNSNVFRAYLVNCSGLQTTPVISTIGEVMNLNIYMPFGSLKVSPDGKQLCQTHFPDDDDNVGENFFQLFDFNNSTGVLSNSKKIAVQGSKYFACEYSPDSRLLYLTKAYTTTIDQVEPKLTTEALIAASRVSIPALGALYGIQIAPDNKIYVARQTTGLSVITEPNVKGMGCNFEANKISLSTFAGLNLPTYINDIAFNSAIQYSIADSCAGSVQFQVATSLSGTLNYNWDFGDGQTSILQNPVHTFPANNEYYTVKVKVTSLSGCGTFERSTLVFAGGIVANAGYSFVSRCDSGYVRFINESSMIPAGDVQYIWDFGDGVTSTDRDPIHTFPGSGIYNVKLKLKTTTSCLDDSLTQQLDLQLLDITASADQVIDIGQTVQLNVTGGGTQFQWTPPQWLNDPVVANPVSTPQDDIRYVVRATNASGCFDTDTVFIKVRPVDSIYVPNGFTPNNDGLNDDFKPIMGIRFTLESFFVFNRWGQQVFFTKQKDLGWKGKFGGIEQSAGVYVWYLTAKDRAGNPVKMQGTVMLVR